attatacgatacaaaaaatctgaaaatacCGCAGCGTAGCGCGGGTGATTACCTAGTATTACATAAAACCTTATTGaaattgttaaatattttataaattgcTCAAACCTTTAtcttgtattttatataatatttgtttttaataaaagatcAGGAAGAcaaatattacataaaatcacatattttattataaccAGGAAATCtatattaaaattgttaaatattCTATAATATCCATATGTATTTAGAAAATGTTTAAATACAGATACCAATATATCTTGGTTGACTAGTATAGTCTAGTACCAATGATTCTGaaataatttctatatatataattgtttccATGGATTTTCTCCATTAATAAtacaaaagaacaaatcttAGTATTCCTCATTTCTTGGGAATCCAGACTAAATTTTGGCCTCTATCataaaatgaacaaaaaaactatataatttagaaaaacattaaaaatagagaatcCAAAAACTCAGCTAAagtcttcatcaaaatctgcataatattttttttatcaagatcATCCCATGATACTCTCTCTTATACTAAAAACACAACGtgaaaaaaactgtaaatttCTTACCTTAAAATCTCCAACGATGAACATGCCAATGACACAGAAAAAAGTAGCAGCAAGGCACATGACCATCTGAATCTCAAGCACAAGTGGGAAAGTGATTTCTTGACGAGCTTTCTTGTAAGTTAGCTCAACGAGCGGTAATATAAAAGCATAGAGAAGAGCTGCAACCACAGTCATCAAGAACCCAACCACATACTCTTTCTTGCTCTCCTTAGCCGGTTTGTCTCCATCACTGTGTAACGCAAGGATCCCGATACCAACCGTCAACAAAACGACGGCGTTTATGGAGAACGGAGTGAACTTTTGCTTGACTAACAAGAAAGCGAAGAGAGCGTTGAAAGCTAGTTGAGTTCCGATTATGAGCGATGAAGTTGAAACTGGCAGATATGCTAATCCGTAAGAATATAAGTAGTTGTCAAGTCCTGTGAGCAACCCTATGACAATGGAGGCGATAAACAGAGGAGTTTCCATGAGGAAGAGCTTTGTTTTCCGCTTGTTTTCCGCGTTGTTAGGGTTGCGGTTGCTGCGGCGACGGCTGAGGAAGGAGACCAAGAGAGGGATGAGGATGATTGGAAAACCAGCGGTTGATAGGAAGCTCATGAACCAGATTCGTTTTCCGCCATTGGTGAAGTAGAGACGAGTTAACAAAGGACCTCCACATGTTCCTATAGTGAGGATAATACAGTTTATGATTATCAAAccattcttcatcttcttcttgctgCTTGCTGTTTTTGTTGTCCTCTGTTTTGGcctttttgatgatatttctCATCAGCTTGAGGGGTCAATGAgcaattatatgtttttcattttgtgtgtgttttgtttgtttgtggttttggATCGTGTGATACATTGTCAAGGAAGTTGGGAAATTAAAACGGTGGGACATAACATAGCGGGCGCGTTTGCGATTTTAAAACGTTATACTTACTACTAGGGTTTGAATTTCCAACTAAGGATGGTCCTTTGTTTTATCGTGATAAAAAAAGAGACGTGTTATTTTCTGCTCTACATACATTGAGtatgacaaaagaaagagttgaATTGTggagatagaaaaaaacaaatcgtCTCTCTGTGTTACGCTAAATTTTCGTTGTGTGTataaaaagcaagaaaacaaaatttcgagaagaaaaaacagacGTGATTTAAGAGAAATATCTTTATACTTGGTTTTATCTTTAGATGAGGATATTGTTATAGAAAAGTTATCTTGATTAGAAATTTATCTTTAGTATCCATTTGTCTTCGTTTACGGACTATTGTAATCAATCATTTTGTCATATGCTTTAATACATGGAATGCTGACTTAAGCTATTTTGTTTGTAGActtgattattatttgttgcaactagttgttttgtttttatagcTCCATTGTTGAACTCGCGTAGTCAGTCGTTGGCTTGAAAGAAGTGATTCAATTTATGGTTTCTACACCACTATATTTAACAAGGTTTCTACCCGCTAGGATACTAAATacatcaacaaattagattttaacccgcggtataccgcggaacgatttattttgtaaaagtaatatatattaaaagttgcaaattttatttttataaaatatttacattttacagtttataattgttgttaAGTAACGCTATATCACGAATcaatgagacaattgttaaaaaactgaagttttaacccctattaaaacagcatattaataatattttaaaattttttaaatattgattcaaatacatccaccatataacccaattccaaaataaaatctgttctgtaatttctttacccgtcccgtgataattttaaagtagtaattttaaaattttaagaattattttttatatataaaagttttgcaaattgtatcattctctaatacatttatattttataatttaattttatatatagtaacattatacataccacataacatttttggttttatataatcttttctaaatttggatgatttgatatgtttaatatcagtggtcttaaaaaataataaattaaagatttaacccgtattgaaacggtggattaattatattttacttttttattaatgtttattcaaaaacccgtccctccaaatccgtcttacaaaaaagccatttattttattaatgatatgactatgaattataatctaaacattttagctaataacataggagtgcactatatttatttattacggGAATGTACCTTATaacccgaatgcacttttacttaaatccaccaaaaaaaagtcttgtaaaaatattatagagaTAAtaaacgatagtcggttttgataggtataagattagcaaatatattagttagtttttattagttaaagaatacaaattaaaaaggtatattacactttattcaaatatagtatcaaaacttatataacacagagatttgataattttttaattgttgaatattttttttgtgctaatttttatgtgattaagatttaattgatttcgtatataaaattattaaattgttttacgaacttatttgtttataatttggtaacagatagatattcGAATATTCAgaatattttgcttcagtttaggaaatctttgatgacccgtttttagatccaataagccctataatctagatattaacctgcagtataccgcatgtacgcttatattttagttaaactaaaaacttttactgtaaagatgatttaaaaatatttgatattattttatttgattataaatgtatagtaaactgtgagttgtatatgttttgttgatattatctatattgtttagtgtttaagattatacatttatagtttgattgttaatttaagagttttacctgtagtataccatcttgtattaatatcgatctaaacccgtaAATTATAGGATTTTCCAccttgtattaaaaattgaatcacatcatacacataaaaaaatctaatatgttattaattattgtagtatataagattataaattttcaatataatatgtatgaaattgaatataaatatttcaaattatgacatgttactcagtagaaagtttttttaaatctatttttcacccgttataatattttttcatgtattgaacaatttatattcgtttttaaaaattcaaattatggcatatgcgaaaaatctaattctttttttataatgatgattttattttttcaaaaaaatagaatcatataaagatgagaagtgaactataataattaataaaaaattaatatgataatttagatatcaaatctactttgttgattttaattggttactttttcggaaattaataatgtattttgttttttctaattaaattaaattaattgaaatttatatatcaaatcttatatgttaattttgattggttattatttttggaaattaataatgtatttcgttttttaattaaatttaattaattaaattagtatttgacttaaagagataaattaatttactctttaaattttatttctaatggcatacctatgtaattacttacaaaaattaaggttacatttaaaatgtacttcccaaataatatagtaggatgtAGCGGCCTATACAATATATAGACCTATTTCGGCCGCAAATTACTCAAAGcttctcttgttttggtttagataTAGTCGGTTCTGAGTGCATACCATAAGATGTGGGTCTTAGGTATATTCAGTAGTAATAGTCTTAGGGAATCTCATAGTGGGTTGATATATTGTAATACTCGCATGAAATATCATAAGATGTGAGTGCATTTTAGAATATTGAAGTATATGTTAGTATgttacattattattatagcTTTAAGACCAAGTCAAGAATGGTGGTGTTAGTTCATAATAAGCCAAGTAAAGAGTGACTTTAGATATACTTATCAACGTTGAGTCAGAGAAAATATCTTTCCTCTCCAAATTGATGTGAGTTCCATGCTGACTTTATTCCAGTGTTGAAAACATGACTGGCGATATTGATTTTGACCCGATGTGTTATGTGAGACACATGTGTACGTAAATAACCCAAACATAATTATACTCCTATTATTTATCAacaacagaaaagaaaaatggtcgTTATTGATTACCAACAAGTCGATTTCTCTTTATGATGGAACCTATAATCATGGCCCAGAAAGAAAAGTTCAATGAATTCTAATGAATTGACATAGTGGTAGATATATGCATAATGCATTCAAGCCAATATCATAAATTCAA
This sequence is a window from Arabidopsis thaliana chromosome 1 sequence. Protein-coding genes within it:
- the PUP1 gene encoding purine permease 1 (purine permease 1 (PUP1); CONTAINS InterPro DOMAIN/s: Protein of unknown function DUF6, transmembrane (InterPro:IPR000620), Protein of unknown function DUF250 (InterPro:IPR004853); BEST Arabidopsis thaliana protein match is: purine permease 3 (TAIR:AT1G28220.1); Has 617 Blast hits to 607 proteins in 89 species: Archae - 4; Bacteria - 97; Metazoa - 10; Fungi - 14; Plants - 377; Viruses - 0; Other Eukaryotes - 115 (source: NCBI BLink).), translated to MKNGLIIINCIILTIGTCGGPLLTRLYFTNGGKRIWFMSFLSTAGFPIILIPLLVSFLSRRRSNRNPNNAENKRKTKLFLMETPLFIASIVIGLLTGLDNYLYSYGLAYLPVSTSSLIIGTQLAFNALFAFLLVKQKFTPFSINAVVLLTVGIGILALHSDGDKPAKESKKEYVVGFLMTVVAALLYAFILPLVELTYKKARQEITFPLVLEIQMVMCLAATFFCVIGMFIVGDFKVIAREAREFKIGGSVFYYALIVITGIIWQGFFLGAIGIVFCASSLASGVLISVLLPVTEVFAVVCFREKFQAEKGVSLLLSLWGFVSYFYGEFKSGKKVVDKPQPPETELPILPVSDYVA